In one Elephas maximus indicus isolate mEleMax1 chromosome 9, mEleMax1 primary haplotype, whole genome shotgun sequence genomic region, the following are encoded:
- the DNM1 gene encoding dynamin-1 isoform X2: protein MGNRGMEDLIPLVNRLQDAFSAIGQNADLDLPQIAVVGGQSAGKSSVLENFVGRDFLPRGSGIVTRRPLVLQLVNATTEYAEFLHCKGKKFTDFEEVRLEIEAETDRVTGTNKGISPVPINLRVYSPHVLNLTLVDLPGMTKVPVGDQPPDIEFQIRDMLMQFVTKENCLILAVSPANSDLANSDALKIAKEVDPQGQRTIGVITKLDLMDEGTDARDVLENKLLPLRRGYIGVVNRSQKDIDGKKDITAALAAERKFFLSHPSYRHLADRMGTPYLQKILNQQLTNHIRDTLPGLRNKLQSQLLSIEKEVDEYKNFRPDDPARKTKALLQMVQQFAVDFEKRIEGSGDQIDTYELSGGARINRIFHERFPFELVKMEFDEKELRREISYAIKNIHGIRTGLFTPDLAFEATVKKQVQKLKEPSIKCVDMVVSELTATIRKCSEKLQQYPRLREEMERIVTTHIREREGRTKEQVMLLIDIELAYMNTNHEDFIGFANAQQRSNQMNKKKASGNQDEILVIRKGWLTISNIGIMKGGSKEYWFVLTAENLSWYKDDEEKEKKYMLSVDNLKLRDVEKGFMSSKHIFALFNTEQRNVYKDYRQLELACETQEEVDSWKASFLRAGVYPERVGASETEENGSDNFMHSMDPQLERQVETIRNLVDSYMAIVNKTVRDLMPKTIMHLMINNTKEFIFSELLANLYSCGDQNTLMEESAEQAQRRDEMLRMYHALKEALSIIGDINTTTVSTPMPPPVDDSWLQVQSVPTGRRSPTSSPTPQRRAPAVPPARPGSRGPAPGPPPAGSALGGAPPVPSRPGASPDPFGPPPQVPSRPNRAPPGVPSRKGPASPTRPAVPRPAEAPLLDL from the exons GGACTTTCTGCCTCGAGGATCTGGCATTGTCACCCGCCGCCCCCTGGTCCTGCAGTTGGTCAATGCTACCACAG AATATGCCGAGTTCCTGCACTGCAAGGGTAAGAAATTCACCGACTTCGAGGAAGTGCGACTGGAGATCGAGGCCGAGACTGACCGGGTCACTGGCACCAACAAGGGCATCTCACCGGTGCCCATCAACCTCCGCGTCTACTCGCCGCACG TGCTGAACCTGACCCTGGTGGACCTGCCCGGAATGACCAAGGTCCCGGTGGGGGACCAACCCCCCGACATTGAGTTCCAGATCCGGGACATGCTTATGCAGTTTGTCACCAAAGAGAACTGCCTCATCCTGGCTGTGTCGCCCGCCAACTCTGACCTGGCCAACTCCGATGCCCTCAAGATCGCCAAAGAGGTGGACCCCCAGG GTCAGCGCACCATTGGGGTCATCACCAAGCTGGACCTGATGGACGAGGGGACAGATGCCCGTGATGTGCTGGAGAACAAGCTGCTTCCCCTGCGCAGAG GCTACATTGGGGTGGTGAACCGGAGCCAGAAGGACATTGATGGCAAGAAGGACATCACAGCTGCCTTGGCTGCTGAGCGCAAGTTCTTCCTTTCCCACCCATCCTACCGCCACTTGGCTGACCGCATGGGCACACCCTACCTGCAGAAGATCCTCAACCAG CAACTGACAAACCACATCCGGGACACGCTGCCGGGGCTGCGGAACAAGCTGCAGAGCCAGCTGCTGTCCATTGAGAAGGAGGTGGATGAGTATAAGAACTTCCGGCCTGATGACCCAGCACGCAAGACCAAGGCACTGCTGCA GATGGTCCAGCAGTTTGCTGTGGACTTTGAGAAGCGCATCGAGGGCTCGGGAGACCAGATCGACACCTATGAACTGTCGGGGGGAGCCCGCATCAACAGAATCTTCCATGAGCGCTTCCCCTTCGAGCTGGTCAAG ATGGAGTTTGATGAGAAGGAACTCCGAAGAGAGATCAGCTATGCCATCAAGAATATCCATGGCATTAG GACAGGCCTCTTCACACCTGACCTCGCTTTTGAAGCCACAGTGAAAAAGCAggtgcagaagctcaaagagcccAGTATCAAGTGTGTGGATATGGTAGTCAGTGAGCTCACGGCCACCATCAGAAAGTGTAGCGAAAAG CTCCAGCAGTACCCACGGCTTCGGGAGGAGATGGAGCGCATTGTGACCACCCACATCCGGGAGCGTGAGGGTCGGACAAAGGAGCAG GTCATGCTCCTCATTGACATTGAGCTGGCTTACATGAACACCAACCATGAGGACTTCATAGGCTTTGCCAA TGCTCAGCAGAGAAGCAATCAGATGAACAAGAAGAAGGCTTCAGGGAACCAG GATGAGATTCTG GTCATCCGGAAGGGCTGGTTGACCATCAGCAATATTGGCATCATGAAGGGTGGCTCCAAGGAGTACTGGTTTGTGCTGACTGCCGAGAATCTGTCCTGGTACAAGGATGATGAG gagaaagagaagaaatacaTGCTGTCTGTGGACAACCTGAAGCTGCGGGATGTGGAGAAGGGCTTCATGTCCAGCAAGCATATCTTTGCCCTCTTTAACACGGAGCAGAG GAACGTTTACAAGGATTATCGGCAGCTGGAACTGGCCTGTGAGACTCAGGAGGAGGTGGACAGCTGGAAGGCCTCCTTCCTTAGGGCTGGCGTGTACCCTGAGCGTGTTGGG GCCAGTGAGACCGAGGAGAACGGCTCAGACAACTTCATGCACTCCATGGACCCACAGCTGGAGCGGCAGGTGGAGACCATCCGGAATCTGGTGGACTCGTACATGGCCATTGTCAATAAGACCGTGCGGGACCTCATGCCTAAGACCATCATGCACCTCATGATCAACAAC ACCAAGGAGTTTATCTTCTCGGAGCTACTGGCCAACCTTTACTCGTGCGGGGACCAGAACACGCTGATGGAGGAGTCAGCCGAGCAGGCGCAGCGCCGCGACGAGATGCTGCGCATGTACCACGCGCTGAAGGAGGCGCTGAGCATCATCGGCGACATCAACACGACTACTGTCAGCACTCCCATGCCCCCGCCTGTGGACGACTCCTGGCTGCAGGTGCAGAGCGTACCGACCGGACGCAG ATCGCCCACATCCAGCCCCACGCCGCAGCGCCGAGCCCCCGCCGTGCCCCCAGCCCGGCCAGGGTCCCGGGGCCCTGCTCCTGGGCCTCCGCCTGCTGGGTCCGCCCTGGGGGGGGCTCCCCCCGTGCCCTCCAGGCCGGGGGCTTCCCCTGACCCCTTCGGTCCTCCCCCCCAGGTGCCCTCGCGCCCCAACCGCGCCCCGCCCGGGGTCCCCAG